The Dasypus novemcinctus isolate mDasNov1 chromosome 13, mDasNov1.1.hap2, whole genome shotgun sequence genome segment aaaagaaacacagattcctggtgccgcttgtaaggatagaagcggtcatagaacacacagcgaatggacacagagagcagacgggggttgacagaaataaataaaaaataaatcttaaaaaaaaaaaagaaaataggattaGGATAGGAGGTCCTGCCTCTAGTTCTTACGGGCAATTTGACATTCCCCAAACCTTAGGttctttatctataaaacagAGGTTATATCTATAATAATATTTACCTCACAAGGTTATTACAAAAACTAAATTCGATAATATATATTACAAGCACCACATAATCTGTAAAGTCAGCTGTATCAGTGATTTTtgaccacacagaaatataagcagttgaaaaaaaaaagattactgggCCCCATACAAAACATCTATTCAGAATTTTTGGAGTTGGAGGAGCCTCTGAATGTACCAAGTACAAAATTCCTCATATGATTCTGATGATGATCAGCTGGGTCTAGTAATCAAAGAGCTATATAACTTTATTCCAATAGCCAAACCACAAAGACATGACAAGACAGGACGGCATGGATATTTTTAACCCAGACTCTAGTGCAGCAGTGGACAAGTAGAGGACTCTAGAGTTGATGAGGACAAGGCAAATGTGGTCACATTTCACCTTTATATAGTGGACAGGAGAGATGCAAGCACTAGGTAAATCTGTCTGAGGCACCTGAAAATAGCTCATgtccaccttaaaaaaaaagccttaatTAATATCACACACAAGCATTGTTTGAACTGGAAGCCAAACTTGCTTTTTCTATAAATATGACATGATCAATCTGCCCCTCAGCCTCTTACCTTCAAGAATGAAATCCTACTGCCATGAACTCAAAAAATTATTCAATTATAGGGAAACTTAGCTAGCCAGAACACAGACACAGATACAGATGTAGATACTAAGATagacaaatgaaagaaagaaagggaaaaaaggaaagaaaagagaagaaaaagaaagagatatacTCACTCACTAGTTAAAAAAAGGAAGTTTTTCCATCATTTGACCATTATTGCCACCTTCAGCAAAGTAGAAGAGCAAGAACCACTGGAGAACATCTGTTACCCTTACCCCCATTTCATGAAGCTCTGTGAAGAGCCAGGCCCACCACGTACCTTAATGGACAATGCATAGAGGTGGTTCAGCATAACATGGTTAGGCTCAGGGAGCAAGGCTGGGTCACACTAAGGGAGGAAAAAACATAACTAGATGGGATTAAGTGACAGAATTACATCAAACAACTTACTCTTCCTCAGGGCTCTTTGGGATTTCTCAAAAACTCTAAATTTCCTTTTATATCAATAATACATTCTCATtacagaaaaataggaaaattttgAGTCCAAGGCAGATGGCATCTATTAATCTTTATTAAAAGGGTTAGAACAAAAATCTTGCCCAAAACACAAATAGAAGACTTCAGGAGGCAAAAAATCAACTAGATTGAATAGAAATGTAAATTCCATGCAACTGAGGAAAATGTATACTTTTATACACTCCCAATTGACAAGTACATCTTATACTCTGTTGGAACAGAAGCCCCAGAAATTGGTTCTAGCAATCCAGAGTTCTGGCCCTTATTTTACTGATAATCTGAGTTTTGATATCAGTACCTGAAGAAGTCACATCTCATTATTGGGAAAAGGAACCTGAAATGGTATTTACGGATATATGGTTTATATTCTGAGCGCACGTTTGCTCCCAACCTCTAGGATTACTGAACTGTTCTTGGTATCCCCAGATGCCACAGCAATATTAGCAGGATACTCACAGAAATATTAGTGTCCTTATTAAGAATAACCTGGAGAAGGTGAGGAGGAAGGATAGGTGGGGACTTGAATCGCTCCTCTGATcgaaaaacatacatttcttggCCATAAGGCCCTGGCGGTGAACTGGAAAGGTCTGCAAGATATTTATCCAAATATGAGGGAACACAAGAAAATTAGTAAAAATGCATAGAAAAGGCTAGTATTAAATACTGAGTAGAATAATGGTCATAAGCTGTGACCTGCTAGGTCTACAAGGCAGCCAGAGGAAAGGTATGAATCATCCTGGACATAAACCAAGAGGTTCCTAAACACAGCAATAAGATGCAGAGGATAGAAAAAAGATGAGGGTTGTAAATGCCTCAGGAAAGAGGTaattcatttatcagttctaTGACCTTGTACAAATTACTTTATTATGGTCAGCTTCTTCATccatacaaagaaaataataatctCTGCCCTATTTCATATATGAAGATGGATGCCTTGTAAACTGTCAGACAATATGAAAaggttaaatttcttttttccactCAAGCAGCAGGCAACAGGGTTACTTCACTGTGACAATGAAGACAAAAAGTATGTAGTAGTCactaggcaaatgcaaatcaaaatacaaatcaaaaccacagaaaGATACCACTTCAACCCATTAGGATGGCCATAATCAGAGACAATAAcaagtgctgacaaggatgtagagaaattggaatcctcatccattgctgttgggaatataaaatgatgcagctgctgtggaaaacagtatagcagttcctcaaaaggaaagagaccccgcaattccacttctagagaTATGCTGAAAAGAACTAAAAACACATGTTCACAAAAAACTTGtaaacaaatgttcacagcagcactattcataaaggccaaaaagtggaaacaacccaaatgttcatcaactaatgaatggataaacaaaatgtgctattatctatacaatgaaatattattcagccataaaaagcaaTGGAGTACTGATAAATGGTGTAACACACGAACCTTGAAAactttatgctaaatgaaagaagccagttataaaagattacatattgtatgattccatttatgtgaaaagtccagaataggcaaatctgaAGAGTCagaaatccatagagacagaaaatggaTTAGTAGTTTccaggggtgaggaaggggatagGCAAGGAATGAGGAGTGTCTGAAAATAGGTGcaaaatttctttttggggtgatgaaaattaTCTGGAATTATTATAGATAGCGGTGATgattgcacaatcttgtgaatactctaaaaaccactgaattgtacactttaaaagggtatattttatggtatatgaattatacatatacatatacgaAAAGGAAAAATGTATGCAAACAAgacaagaaggaaataaataaaaatgaagacaactGTATTATGATGATAtactttatgttttaaaaattttgtttttatataataacaggagtttaaaatgctgtttgacctaatgtaagggggaaatggaaaggagaaatgagtttatatggctatgagtctttaaaaaagagtctggaggttgtcagaaggattgcccttatgcacacctgagcagagcctcagagacagataaagtagatacaaccccaggtattggttcttctgagggctacagagaaccacaggttctatggtcatggcagatggggttcactgccatgtcagttggcccttctttggagctggtgtttctgcatgatggagctggacacagatgggatctcttttcacaagactttcatgctactttactggaattgtagttggtgctggggtttaagatatatttaggggatttgaatctctggactgacaatatgatagccaggccctgagcctcaacagacttcaactcctacactctgatttattggacttaccccactcagctaacatggagttgaagaatgtcaaccaccacaccatggagcctagagtgcctacaactgaaagcaggattgcatccagtatccatgtagaatctaagcatcctcttgacatagatgtgcaatggacacaaccaagccaaggtccacagagaaaatgtggcattggtgtgggaaaagtggccatggggctgctgggtgcagggaatgggaggaagagatgagatgcggaggcatttttgggacttggagttgtcctgggtggtgcttcagggacaattaccggacattgtagatcctcccagggcccactggatggaacgtgggagagtatgggccatgatgtggaccattgaccatgaggtgcagtgatgacCAGAGATAaactaaccaaatgcaatggatgtgtcatgataatgggagagagtgttgctgtggggggagtggtgaggtgggggcggtggggttgaatgggacctcctatttttttaatgtaatattttttaaaaatgaataaaaaaattaaaaaaaaatttttgtttttataagtcTCTAATGAAATAAGATTTTAATAACCAATAAAGTATAAGAACCCAGATTTCAGTTATGTATAtaggaagcaaatgaaaaaaatagtaataccactgtaatattaaataataccttaaaaatatataaaacttaacaaaaagacaaacagcccaattaaaaattgagcaaaagacttgaatagacatttctccaacacagatacaaatggccaaaaagtacatgaaaatatgctcaacatcattagagaaatgcaaatcaaaaccacaatgagatatcactttacaCCCAACAGGATGGCTATTactaaaaacaatggaaaataataagcATTGGAAGAATTCAGAGAAAAAGGAACCCTTGCTCATTCTTGGTGAGAAcgtaaatggtgcagcctctgcgATAAAatagtttggtgtttcctcacaaagttaaacacagaagtaccatatgacccagcaattcctagGTCACAAGTCATCTCATCATttaattcagtatttttaaacCATTTCATTCACTGCCCCACCAGTCAGGAAGATTGCCCAGCTTTACTTTCtgagtttatattaaaaaataagtattctAAAAATTTTCCTAAATAGAAAATTATGATCTTTTGCTTATTCTTTTTGGAATTGCATAAGCTATCCTTCTGCTCGGAGATTCTCATACGACCCATTAAGGTATTATGTCTCCTCAGCTGAGAATCACTGAGTCTAAGTCCCATATTTTACAATTAAGGAACTAAGAACCAAAAAGGTTGAGGGACTTGTCCATGATGGCAAAGCTAGTGAGTAGCAGAGACAGGCTTTAAACCCATAAGGAAACGTGTACCTACATGGAATTTAGAGCACAATCCTTTAGACATAGTTTTCAATGTAAAGCAACAATATGGTAACTGTAATTGTGGTTAATAAATCATTCTGGCACAAAATTACAAAAGTTCAGTTAATTTCACAAGCATAAAAAAGGTTgcatgtgtttttgtgtgtgtgtgtgggtttttttttacccttttcttCCCTAAGACTGCCATTACTGTAAATGCATAGTATTTAGGGCCTTAAAAATTGTAGAACTGCCAGCTGAGTTCTCAAACTGGCAGAACTAAGCTGAGGCAACTGAGCAAGGCACACCAGATACACGTGTCCTCTACTAGGTCAATGAAAAACTTGAACTATTACTAGAAATAACTTTTTACACTATAGGCCATGGCCTATCGGTagattataaaagaaagaataaatcagAAAATAGAGTGCATCATAAGTAATAAGGGCAAACATTATAAAGTGAGACCTGTACTAcaattgtgtttgtgtgtgtgtatgtgtatattggTTTGCAATGCAGAATAAGCACCTCACTGTAGGTCCTGgctaaaaagtttgaaataaaatacACTAGGTTGAGATATTTTTTGTCTCAGAAAAGGGGACCTAAATGGTTACAAGAGAAACATAAATACAGGATTCAGAACACTCTTGAGGAGAAAATAGGGGTGAAAACACTCTTGGGAAGGAACATGCATTACAACAGGAACAACAAGAAAGAGCAAATACTACAAAATTACCTCGACAAGATGTCTCTGAGCTTTCCATAGAATCTAGCTTTAAAGCATCAAACACCTCAAAATCAGACTTCTTGACATGTATTAAATTGTTAATCGTGCCAAGCTGACTGGTAACCACAGGCTGAaacaatgaagagaaaaaattaagGAACCCCCTTGGAAAACCCATGTCTTCCATCCAACCCTCCTcttttgctaaaaataaaaaatgatcatACTCAGCATCTCCATATCTTATCAAGAGAGAaatcctccacgtaggggagctgcTGTCCATCAGTCCTGACAACAAAGGTGTTTGGCATCAAAGGGATTAATAGCTAAAATGAGACTAAGTCAATAGTTACCCTTGGAGTGCAGGCCTTACCTCTGATGGATCATGAACCCACTGTCCATCCACGAAGAACTTATACTGGTGCTCTCCCTCAGGGAGGTCCAGGATGGCAACAAAGTCATTATGGCTACAGAGAAAACAGAGTTAAACAGGAAAGTTCCTATTAGAAAACAATGTAAAAACCATGTGAAAATCACTCTATACCACTGATTGCCCACATTTCTAAGCTCTTGCACCTCCTGGAGTAAAAGATAGCTtataatattgtttttcttttctttacaacCTATAATGTGTATTTGCCAGCCCCTCTGATCAATTTTAGTTCTTAACTAATATCTGGAAAAAAGAGTCATAAAGATGTTGATACCCCAAAATCATACAACTATTTTGCTTCAATAAAACAGAACCCTCACATGTGTAAATACACTTTCCACATTTTGGTGACCCTTTTCTGGCATTTTACCTACACACAAAGGGCCATTCTGATCACAAGTAATTCATTATTGCTCTACAAGTGCCCGCATTATTACCTACAACGTCCCAATGTGTTTTCCTTTAGTGCAGAAATCAGAGCAACTGAACCCAGCCAGTCACAAGAGATATTTGCAAGCACAGGAAGACTTTCCACAAGGTACAAAAACATGATCCTAAAGAATTCACCCACAAAAAGTAAAATTCCCTCCGAGGCAATGATATTCTAAGTGCTAAAACATTTCTGACCTACtaaaaggttaaaaagaaaaaaaaagtgctgcaAATATAAAGAGGTCACAGAAAAGAGGGTCCCCAGAAGTTGGAGAGGAGGTCTCTCTCATGAGAAAGTAAATCATGTCTATAATCCTGGGCCTGGCAGACTCTCCCAAGGTGCCTCCCCTCACCTCTTAATCAGTGGAATCTTAGTGCTCCAATTGTTGAAGGACCCAGAGATGAAGACCTCCTTGCCTCCTTCAGACCAGCGGATAACAGTGGGCTGGGCCTGCTGCGTGGGCTTTACAGAGTCCTCCAAATCCTGCTGCCATGATACAAACTCTTTGTCCCCTGGGAGCTGTAAGAAGAATTAGGCCATCCCCAGAATAAATTTGTGACCCAAGGATTCTTAAAAGTTCACTGTCCTCTCTAGTCAGAGAGGGGTGCTAGGCTTTGGCTAAGGATCAGTAAGCCCTGAAATTAGCAACTAAATTAGGTTTTAAACAAACTACAGAAGAAGAACTCATCTGGGAACAAAAGTGGTCAAATGCCTTATGCCCAAGGACAGCCCAAATTATAGCCTAGGTTCTGAGTCTCCATAAATTACTCACCCTTTCAGTACCTTacaatgtcttttatttataaataaatacataaataaataaagtttattaccaATTTAAGTCATAAGGAGGCAATTCTGATGTGCTTCGAATGCTTAAGAGAAGGAATATGAAAACAAAGTATGGttctataaaaaaataattaaatcagcCATGTATTTTCACAGACAAATATGAATGGCTCTCATTTCTCAATTGTACTGGAGATGCTGAAATTCATAAGTAATTTATAAATTCCACTTTAGCTACTAAGTTATAAGAAGAAAggacattaaaaatttaaaaaccagatGACAGATTTCTTAAAATTTGAGAAGTGGTTATGAAATTTTATTTGCTCACCTATGCCAgggttattctaattatttcagaaGTAGGGATGAAATTTCTGTAGCCTCAAGGagtaacatattaaaaatatagctTTTTAACAAGAGCAGTTCCAGCATCAAATGAGGTTTGCAGGattctgaaaaaaattaactCCTTAGCTTCTATTCACTACCATCCTTTAGGTCAGGAGTTGGCAAACAATAGCCAATGTGCCTGATGTTTTAAATGAAGTTTTACTGGGGCATAGCAATGCTCCTTCGTTTACATATTGTCTACAGCTGCATTTGCCCTCCAGTGACACAACTGAGTAGGTGTGACAAAGATCTTATGATctgtaaagtctaaaatatttactctctggatctttacagaaaaagtttgctaatCCCTGCTTTAGACTGACTTAAATGACTTTGGTAAATAGGTAAATAAGACTGCACAATTTTAAGTTAAAAGATTACCAAATATAATAATGTGAGTCAAATATAAAGGACTAACTTATTCATTTGAGCCTTCTTTCCAAAATGGTTGCAGTAGTTTACCTTCCATACTGTCTCTTGATAGTCCTCAAAATAACACCCTGAGACAACAGCAGCAACATAAAGAAAGCAAATGAAGAGAATTGAAGAGACCTTCAGATTATATAAGGAATTAGCTTACAAGAAAACCTTGATCTACATATTCTTAAAGCAATGGACTCTTGCCTGActggcaggatcaaaaatagGGGTATTTTTACACATGCCTAATTATAACCCTCAGATTCTGATTTAGATAAAGGGTCTGGAgagctatttttttaaagttccccaAAAAACAACAGTggcaattatattaaaataagcaaaaggaaaaacCTCATCTTTAGAGATATATAcccaaatatttacagataaaataatatttgaaattatatctcaaatttgctttaaaataattagtAGAGGGAGAGTGGATCAGGGTATAGATGGTATATGTTATTTGGTAATTGTTTAAATTGGATGACAGATTTATAGGGGTTCATCATAGTGTCTCCCTGCTTTGTAAACAATTCAAAATTTCcattaaatgctttaaaatttaaagacgcaaataggattaagaaccatcAAGGGGAGggcatgtggctcaagtagttgggtgcctgcctcccacatgggagatcccaggttcagttttgagtgcctcctaaagatgagcagaaaatgagggttggggggggggggtctgggGGAGGGAGCAAACAACATTGAACTAGTCTGTTAATACTAAGGAAGGCTGACATTTAAAACATTGTAAGACCCACTAACACCCTATTTATGAGTTACTTTTATGAcctattat includes the following:
- the PRKAB2 gene encoding 5'-AMP-activated protein kinase subunit beta-2; this translates as MGNTTSDRVSGERHGTKAARGEGAGGHAPGKEHKIMVGSTDDPNVFSLPDSKLPGDKEFVSWQQDLEDSVKPTQQAQPTVIRWSEGGKEVFISGSFNNWSTKIPLIKSHNDFVAILDLPEGEHQYKFFVDGQWVHDPSEPVVTSQLGTINNLIHVKKSDFEVFDALKLDSMESSETSCRDLSSSPPGPYGQEMYVFRSEERFKSPPILPPHLLQVILNKDTNISCDPALLPEPNHVMLNHLYALSIKDSVMVLSATHRYKKKYVTTLLYKPI